cctcctcctcctcttgcacctccacctcctgcacctccacctcctgcacctccacctcctcctcctcctgcacctccacctcctgcacctcctcctcctcctgcacctccacctcctgcacctcttcctcctcctgcacctccacctgcacctcctcctcctcctgcacctccacctcctgcacctcctcctgcacctcctcctcctcctgcacctccacctcctgcacctcttcctcctcctgcacctccacctcctgcacctccacctgcacctcctcctcctcctgcacctccacctcctgcacctcctcctcctcctcctgcacctcctcctgtctctccagCAGTGCTCTTCCCGGACTGGGCCTACAGACCGGCGTGGTCGCCCGGCTCCCGGCAGGTGCAGCTGTGGCACttcctgctggagctgctggggcGGGGCGAGGGCGGGGCCATCGGCTGGGGGGCGGAGTGGGGAGAGTTCGTCATCCGGGACCCCGAGAGGCTGGCGAGGCTGTGGGGGGACAGGAAGGGGAAACCCCACATGAACTACGACAAGCTGAGCCGGGCGCTGaggtgacgcacacacacacacacacacacacacacacacaaatacacacctatacgcacacatatacacacaaatacacagtgaAACACTTTCATGTAAACACTTTTCTTCCAGATATTACTACAACAAACGGATCCTGAACAAGACCAAAGGGAAGAGATTCACCTACAAGTTCAACTTCAGCAAAGTGATCCTGGTCAACTATGCAGGatactctcctcctcctcctcctcctcctcctcctcctcctccacccagtcaTCAGGTCATTACCATCTCCGCACATCTCTTATCACAACTTAATGGACTCCACCGTTTGGAAAACTGGCTTATGATGTTTGacataaagttattattaaacccacatttaatttgttatttctCATCACATAAAATGAATTTGCTCAGTTTCCCAAAACAGGAGTCTGGTCCTTTAAGAAGAGTTTCATTCCAAAAACACTTACAAATATTTACttattattcaattaaattaaaacttgGACTTTACAATGTAATATAAAACTGGGGGACTTGAAGAGAGCAATCATTTCTGAAGCTTTATCATTTAATTATAATCTGTAGAGTCATTGTGTGGATATCATGTTCAGGTGACCGTCCTCTGAGTCATTCATAATTAAAGTACAGGTGCAGTCTATTTAAAGATATAACATTACAGGTTTCGTAAATTGAAATCCCAATTTGTAATAAAAACTCTTAATGTCATGCATTGCAATCaagtttattttacatttattaatttatttaagtTTCAAATGAGGCCACCAGTGTGCAAAACATTAGTAACGCCTTCGTGCTATTAcgtttattaatgttttaatcaTCCGAAGCTTTGATCTAGAGCGTATTTAATAAGTCCGTAATAGATCCCCCGCTGTTCCTGATGTTGTTGCTCACGCGGTACcagacgtatatatatatatatatatatatatatatatatatatatatatatatatattatatatatatattatatatagatatatatatatataatataatatatatatatattatatatatatataatatataatatatatctatattatacatagatatatataatataatatatataatatatatatacaatatatatatatatattgcattgcAAGCTCCGCGTTCCCATTCCAACCACCCTCCCATCtcatcctccatccctccgtctccCAGCTGGTGCAGGGAGGCCCGCTCCCCTTTCTGTGCGGAGGAGCCGGCTCGGGGGTCCACAGAGGTGAGAACGCAGCCGCCACGCACAGGGGTCACGGGGGTCACAGGGGTCACGGGGGTCACGGGGGTCACAGGGGTCCACGGGGGTCACAGGGGTCCACGGGGGTCACGGGGGTCACAGGGGTCCACGGGGGTCACAGGGGTCCACGGGGGTCCGGGACCTTCAGTCTGTTCCCCGTTGTTTTGGTTCTGTCTGCAGAAGGAAAGCATCGTGAAGATAAACAGGAACATAAACCTTCAAAAATGGGGTCAAAAGGTTAAACTTTATCGATACGGGATTATACACACAATAtgatgaaaaacaataacatagaACGACATATATGAAAGTAACTAGATTATATTGAcacgattaaaaaaaagattatacaTATGGAGTTTCATTTAATGCTACCACCgctaataatagtaataatgctGATTAaatagtgtatttattttaacatctTAACTCGAGGTCCCCTTTCACAGTCTTCCTCCGCACAGAGTTTGTTCAGTTGCTATGACGATAGCTATGACGATAGCTCCACGAGTAAGAAGGGAACATTGAGTTTGGTTCAGTTTGTAATTTTTTGAAATTCCCgaggtcaagaatgaacttttcacacattctttctttcttcttctttatattTTTCTCCATAAAAAGTGTCAAACGCGTAAGTTATCTTGCGCGGCGGCGGCTAACAAGGTGAAAAAGACCGTTTGGATTCAGCGGCGGGTGACGTTAACGTGATTTAAGGCTTCAGGTTCATTCTGGAAAATAGATTTGtcaaatgaatgttttttttgaaCCGTCGATGAGTTATCACATGAATCCGAGAGCGCTCGGTCGTCTTGACGACAGAATCATTTCGTCGCTCTGACTGATGTTTCTCTCCGTTTCCTGACAAGCGGTGCATCACCCCTTCCTGCTCCCGTGCTGCCTGCCGAAGCCGACGCCCCCCCGGGCTCTCCACGGCCTCTCGCCCTTCATCTTGGCCGACCCGGGGGACCCGGTGCTCCAGACCGGCTGGCCGCACAAGGGCCCAGCGGCGTGGGACCTGGACCACGTCCGTCGAAGCCTCCTGTTTGGGGGAGTGAAACAGActgaggagagggggagggtgggggagagagagtgaggaaggggaacacactgcaacacaagGACTGCTTCGCCTGCTCAGATATCTCAAATACGCACCTCTTTTCTGTCTtgtcttttagctcattgtagattaaattgttattcattttatttattaagttgGACCCTGATGTGTGTGAGTTTTAGTATTTTATAGTAAACACTGAGTCAGCACTTGCGCATGTAAACAATTAACAACACGGCACTTGCGTTTGAGTAAATAAAGCAGTGCACTTCACTTAAATTACCCAGCAGCCCCCTCTGTTCTCCCTCTGACTCCGTGGAAGTGGTGAGAGCTGCATGAATGATGCATTGAAAGGGAGCTTTCACGTCTTCTCCGCAGCACCAGGACCAGCCGCCCGTGTGGTGCCACTCCGACCCGACAGGGGGCGCTGGCAACTTCCTCACAACACCGCTATTACCCCGGGGGAGCGAGTCAGAGCACAGATGTGTCGCAGAGAGGAGGACGTCTCACTCTGTAGATGTTTTCCGGGCTACACTAAATCCAAATcggaaacacaacattttttcttcaaaaagacATCTTATTACACAATTACATTTCTAATTTAAATGcaccttgttgttttattcttctttttagtttagtttgttatgtttgTATGTAAACAGACGACAATGTTAAtctatagtgtttttttttgtgtacactGCATTCACAATACGAGTGTATTATCTTTTAATATTGGAAATAAAACCCAATAAAATGAACTTCCTTACTGCATTAGTGAACTACAATGTTGTATTGTATTCATCGCGGTTCTTAAAGTGTACACTATCTTGTTTTCACTGTAAATCCAGAAGACTACACCAACATCCAATCCTTAAAGGATTCTCAAACGGAGTGACCGCTCTTCGCCTCTTCACGATCTTTGACTCAGATGACGTTTTGGCGCCCAATATTCTAACGCGTTTCCACTGCGCCGCCGTTCGTGTTTCTTTTGCGTGTTTGTCGCACGTTGCGCGTTTATTTTACCCGTCGGCGTTGAGTTGTAACCTCGCATCTCGTCCGAAGGAAGAAGCGGAACGACAACATGCAGCGGAGCATCGCGTAAGCTTCACATTCAGCTCGAGTGTTTATTAGCGTTAAATAACCGACCTGACGTCAGCGAGTTACACGTCAGCTGGTTACCGTGCTAACCTGTGCGTTAGCGTCATAAGCTAGCGTTTTCtacgtctgtttttttttttttaaagttttgacGGACCGCTAAATGTCCCTCGTGAGCTCCCGTTGAACCGTAaactggtttgtttttttcccgcgccgccggagaggaggcgtggcttatctccatggaaacggTTATCCTTTTTCTGCTTGAGTTCCTCGCGCTTTGTTTGAACGGAGGAGACGTGAATAGATTAATGGCGGTGATTGTGATTGACACTGATGATGATCATGCTAACGCCCATAAACTGTTCTTATCCTCTTCTcattctctcccctcttcctcatcctcttcattctctcccctcttcctcattctctcccctcttcctcatcctcttcattctctcccctcttcctcattctctcccctcttcctcatcctctccctcattctcttcctcatcctctcccctcttcctcatcctcttcttcatcctctccctcatcctctcccctcatcctctcccctcttcctcatcctcttcattctctcccctcttcctcatcctcttcattctctcccctcattctctcccctcttcctcatcctcttcattctctcccctcttcctcattctctcccctcttcctcatcctcttcattctctcccctcttcctcatcctcttcattctctcccctcttcctcattctctcacctcttcctcatcctctcccctcttcctcatcctctcccctcatcctcttccctcttcctcatcctctcccctcatcctctccctcattctcttccctcattctctcccctcttcctcatcctcttcctaattctctcccctcttcctcatcctctcccctcatcctcttcctcatcctcttcatcttcctcatcctctcccctcatcctcttcctcattatcatcctcatcctctcccctcagaTCCTTCTTTCAGCCCAAGTGTAAGGTCACAGACGTTCAGAAGGTCACGGCCGTCCAGAAGGTCACGGACGTTCAGAAGGTCAAGGCCGTCCAGAGGACATCTGCTCCTGACCCCGTGAAGAAGTGAGACCCTGAGAgttcacttcctgcctctgAGACAGGAACCAGGAACCCTGAGCGCCGGCTAATCTTCGCATGTTTTCGTCGTGTTTGAAACTTCCCCCGACAGCTTGAAAACGGGCAATTATCTTTTTCGAATCGCTCCGAATTCTGCATCTCGGTTTAAAAAGAGAAGTAAATCAAAAGAGAAGATAAACTCCGTGTCTCATCTCGAGGCTCTTTGATGGTTCATTATCTCCACGCGATCATCTTTTTAAAAGCCTCTTTAACTCTCTTGTCTACACACGAAGCCTCTTCATCACTCTGACCTCTCTTTCATGAAAGGTCTTGATGTTGCACGTTCCCGATTGCATTATCCGgtctggacccccccccccccccccccccccccatgtggcTTGAAACGAGGCTCCCGGCTTTTCATTTATTCCAGTTGTCTGTGTGCTCGTCTCCAGACCCGCCAAAAGCCCCCTGAAGGTGCAGAACGGCGCCCGGGAAGCGGATTCGCCCGTCAAGAAGGTCGCCAAACGCAGCCGCCAGATCCTGGACAgcgacgaggacgaggaggaggaagacgctCCGGGGGTTAAAGAGCAAGTCGCCGCCGAGGCACCGGGAGACGAAGGGGCTgtggatgaaaaagaaaaggtaacgCTTCAATTTCGGTTTGTTACAAGGTTCGTAacggtcatggaaaacctggaaaagtcatggaaatttaaaaatggttatttccaggcctggaaaagtcattgggttgggggggagagttttggaaaagtcatggaaatttaaaaatggttatttccaggcctggaaaagtcattgggttgggggggagagttttggaaaagtcatggaaatttaaaaatggttatttccaggcctggaaaagtcATTGGGTCGGGgggagttttggaaaagtcatggaaatttgttatattcatatattcattcaCGCAGTTTGATTTGAAAGAATAATCATTTATctaaatatttattcttttaatcaaactatggACTCATTTAAGGTGAACTCGTGTATACACGgagatttcacaaaatgttttggTCCTGGAAAATTGGTTTAAAGTCCTGGAAATCCATAGGTGCATGAACCCTGTTATTATAATCCCTAAATTGTCTCTGTGATTCATCTTTTTGTTGCGTTGATGGTCCACAAGATGTAATTATTAAGGTTTACGAAGAAACCTTAATAAACTAAACTTTGTATTCTCTGCTTCTCACTCTTATTTCTTCTTTGCTTTCTctccaatgtgtttttttaattattttttatgagTTAGTCTGTTCAAGAGTAACCGGATTTATGTGGATTTTCTCCTTCACGCAAAAACCTCGTGgatgtatatagttttttttttagcaaattaatttattcaagcagctgttttttaatctttaatgttCCTCCCCTGGTTGGGGagaacaactttttttttaatgcgaaACCTAGAAACAACGTTTCTGCCCGTGACCTTCATCAAGGTCATCCTCAGCGGGCCTCAGGTCCATTacccttcctctgctcctcgtAGTTATTGATGGTTTATAAGGGAACGTGCAGACTTTGCTGAATTGGGCCTTTTGG
This Cyclopterus lumpus isolate fCycLum1 chromosome 17, fCycLum1.pri, whole genome shotgun sequence DNA region includes the following protein-coding sequences:
- the LOC117746412 gene encoding ETS translocation variant 3-like protein, with the translated sequence MQCSCSSSPAHLSSPHWSRTVLFPDWAYRPAWSPGSRQVQLWHFLLELLGRGEGGAIGWGAEWGEFVIRDPERLARLWGDRKGKPHMNYDKLSRALRYYYNKRILNKTKGKRFTYKFNFSKVILVNYAGYSLVQGGPLPFLCGGAGSGVHRGENAAATHRGHGGHRGHGGHGGHRGPRGSQGSTGVTGVTGVHGGHRAVHHPFLLPCCLPKPTPPRALHGLSPFILADPGDPVLQTGWPHKGPAAWDLDHVRRSLLFGGVKQTEERGRLIVD